In Spirosoma pollinicola, the genomic window GTAGTTCAGTGCCGTCAGGGATTCGTTCCAGGGCATGTTGCTGTGATCGGGTTAGTGTAAAAGACCATATACGATGGGCTGAGCTTGTCTTTACTACTACTAAGTCGTACTAAGAGTCTTCTTAGGAAACTTATAACTAATTTAGTTGTAGCCAGATAAATTATTAGTGATCGGTATGCTTATTTATTTAACCAAATAAACTGCCTGTGAACCTGTTATGCCGTATCGGTAGCTTGTTGGGTGTGTAGATGAATTGGCGGTACGTATAAAATAAAACGGTTCTGTCCGTCCGGGTGGCGTCGGGTTTGAGAACCCGATACCACCCGGACGGACAGAACCGTTGAGTAACTTACTTACTACTTACTGATTCCCTACCTGACCGGCCAGCGAGCGCAGAGTTGCCGCCAATCCCTCAAGTCGGGGGGCGATGTCGCCCTCTGAACCCATCATCGTGCTGAATTCGGCAGTTTGTGTAGCCAGCGTTTCGAGCACTTGAACCAGCTCGTCGGTATTGATCTGGTCGCTTTTTAGTTGCGTTTTCAATTGTTCGAGTGTGCTGGAAATATCCTTCGCGTTCTCGGCTTTATTGAGTTCTGCCAGCCATTGATCAAGAATGCCCGTACCGCTTTGGGGCGTTTTGCTAGCCAGATCGCCCTCCAGAACATCCATTGTAGAGTCGAGCAGTGTTGTTGATTCTTCGTGTGTGAACATATCAAAAATGATTGCTGAAACTGCGCAGTGACTGGGCTAACTGCGTAAGTTGATGGGCCGTTGCACTATCAACAACCGGCTCGTGCGAGAGGGTCGATGTATGACTGGCCATACTGAGCAATAAATGCCGGATTTTCTCAAGATCGTACTCGCCTGTTTTCAGGTGATCACGGAGGATGGTTAGTTCAGCCATAATCCGTTCGGCACCCACATCGCCCGGCAGGGCATTGAGCCAGCCTTCGAGTAATAAAATACCTTGTTCGGGGGTGAGTGTGGCCTGCTGTCCTTCGCCAAATGCACCGAGCGTATCGGTCAGCATCCGGTGTTCAAGTGTAGTTTCTGTTCCTTCCATAGCGTATGTAATGAATTATGCTGTTGACGCTGTTAATTAGTTCTATTTTGTAAGATTGTTTCCTGATTATGAGTTAGTTGAAAAGCTTCTCAAAATCTTTGACAGGCTAACCAGTCCGCCTGTCCAGGTGCCTTCGGAGTTGGAATCTTCGGCTACATCCTGAGCCTTGTCGGCTAAGCTTCCTAGTAAATCCCGGATATAAGGCTCGTCGGGCTGGGTCGCCTGCAAAGCCGTTCGAAGCTCATTAAGTTGACCCTGAATCTGCTCCATATTTGAATCCCCCGCCAGGGCCTGTAGCCAGCCATCGAGAAGTATGACGCCTTGAGTAGCCAAAATAGGGGTCAGGTTGTTGTCCCGAAACGCCTTGAGGGTATCAGTAAGCATACTCTCTTCCAAAATATTTGATCCCAGCATGTTCATGATTGGTTAGTAGTTGTTGGGTTACTGGTTACTGAGTCACGAATCAATAACTCACAAACATGTCCTAGCAAGCGTTTTTATTGCTGTTAGTGACTTGTTGTACTCCAAATAACCCGTCAAAGACCGGTTTGTTTAGCCAGTCCGAAGACACATACCGGCAAGATGAACGGCAACCTGTGCAAGTGAGTTTATTAGTTAGTCCTGATCAATACGACTTGTAGCCTGCCGGTGCAAATTTTCAAGCACCGCAATCAATTGCGACAGTTCAGTCTGTTCAGTAATGGCTTCGGGTGTTGCCGCCACGTTTCGGGTTTGCTCAATCAGGTCCTGTAATAATGACGCGATTTCCTGATTGTCGGGCCGGTTGTAATGTTGGGCTGTGTCGATTTCAGCCCGGAGCCGTTCGAGTGTTTCGGCAATGTCGTCCGTAGCCTCGTCGCTGGCTTCATCGAGCCGATTCAGCCATTTATCAATGAACGACAGTCCGTCCGTCGTTGTCGTTTCAGTAACGGCTCCATCGAAGGTATTCACCGTCTGGCCGACGAGTGAAATCTGATTTTGATCCTTTGCAATCATGATTTAGTTTGTTGTTTTTTTGTCAAAAGCTTATCCGGTGTAATGGCTATTTTTTGATCATGATAAGCTATACCGTTGAATCCATTAGTTTTGGAACTAACCGACTCCTCCATTGATTGTTCGTCGGATACCAATATTTTAACAGCCAATTAACAGGTTAATTTAAGCAGCTATGGATGCCACCCGATTACAGCCCGAGTTACAGTATCAGTTTGCCCGAAGTGGGGGAGCGGGCGGGCAAAACGTGAATAAAGTAGCGACCAAAGCTGAATTGCGTTTTGATGTGCGAAACTCGCAACTACTGTCCGACGACGAGCGGGTTATTCTGGAAGAAAAACTAGCCAATAAACTCACGACCGAAGGCGAGCTGGTATTGACCCACCAGACCGAACGAACGCAACTGGCAAATAAGGAAAAGGTAACAAAGAAGTTTTACCGGCTTATTGAAAAGGCGTTTGAGAAGCCCAAACCCCGCAAAGCGACAAAGCCATCCCGATCCGCTGTAGAAGAACGCATTTCGCAGAAAAAGCAGAAGGGTGATGTGAAGGAAAAGCGCCGAAAAGTGGATTACTAATTCCCGTTTTACATCTTTTATGAAATTGATGCCTACCCGCTTATCGCGCCTTGTGTTGAGCGTCTTCACA contains:
- the arfB gene encoding alternative ribosome rescue aminoacyl-tRNA hydrolase ArfB, with product MDATRLQPELQYQFARSGGAGGQNVNKVATKAELRFDVRNSQLLSDDERVILEEKLANKLTTEGELVLTHQTERTQLANKEKVTKKFYRLIEKAFEKPKPRKATKPSRSAVEERISQKKQKGDVKEKRRKVDY